A stretch of the Uranotaenia lowii strain MFRU-FL chromosome 3, ASM2978415v1, whole genome shotgun sequence genome encodes the following:
- the LOC129758225 gene encoding zinc finger MIZ domain-containing protein 2-like isoform X2, which yields MVAAAGGQQGGMDVGYNPQVKFLSFYCFSRFMKHFFDQQMNNMAMQSSWNQMGGMNQMGGMNQMGGAGGGGGGVGGTAGGMNQMNPGMNPMSQMGGGAGGANGAMGMGGGMAGMNQMGGMNGMGNYGRHHQQINPMAQMMNMGMGMGGGQMGPGAGMNGMNQMNSMNPLNQMNQMSPMSKMQGMANGYPPHPRRMAPYPNPQMQMAQKRSMYGMGQQGMPGAASQFPPHQSGSGVPLPMSASASYGRHGPMPMNYRSGPPMMQQRQNTPPYATGGMSGHSQQQQQYYNQGYQNMQGYQQADARMNYQHSPVPGNPTPPLTPASSMTPYISPNPDLKPNVPHKDEELRLTFPVRDGILLPPFRLEHNLAVSNHVFQLKSTVYNTLMCRPDLELQLKCFHHEDRQMNTNWPASVQVSANSTPLEIDRGDTKNTHRPLYLKQVCQPGRNTIQITVSTCCCSHLFVLQLVHRPSVNHVLHTLLKRNLLPAEQAVTKIKRNFTANPNAQPLGGNGPGGGGGDKDSSDSANTSKVSLKCTITSKRITLPARGHDCKHIQCFDLEAYLVLNCERGNWRCPVCNKPALTEGLEIDQYMWAILNTLNSSNAMDCEEVVIDNQANWRAVKPPGAAVTGVGNTVPSGSSTPGGGDPGSNPRGSSTPGLPNIKPDPDATDSKQFSKVMSPGSTSLPTWDNMNAMSPYMSPDMSSIASGSMMGSSFNQRPQFDSFGNQIKQEPNTNTPGSSANNNNNVNGPGTPGDFTNNPLAHLSDSVNSLDPLNAMEKSLNDQMPHTPHTPHTPGGGNGHPMTPGGPPSVPPAGETNSSSNGPSSNSNNNNNVSSSSNNPGNPVGGSNSINNSNNNQNNNVSGMMHSPQHQTTAQQQQAMAANIMNSPQSLMNSPQNMMNSPQPHMASSLQQNLMNTMNSMMQHQQQQQQSNAGIVGLTDVDLPADLNFDPAAVIEGEGGNDLNLLPDNVVDPMELLSYLDPPPDLNTPPSSGSSNNANSDDILAALFD from the exons ATGGTCGCAGCAGCTGGCGGTCAGCAGGGAGGAATGGATGTCGGCTATAATCCACAGGtaaaatttttgtccttttattgtttttcacgATTTATGAAACACTTTTTCGACCAACAGATGAACAACATGGCGATGCAATCGTCATGGAATCAAATGGGCGGAATGAACCAAATGGGCGGTATGAACCAGATGGGCGGAGCAGGAGGTGGAGGGGGCGGAGTTGGTGGAACGGCCGGTGGAATGAACCAAATGAATCCGGGTATGAATCCGATGAGTCAGATGGGCGGTGGAGCGGGAGGAGCAAATGGAGCGATGGGCATGGGCGGAGGAATGGCTGGCATGAACCAGATGGGCGGAATGAACGGCATGGGAAACTATGGTCGGCATCATCAGCAGATCAATCCCATGGCTCAGATGATGAACATGGGCATGGGAATGGGTGGAGGTCAAATGGGGCCGGGAGCCGGGATGAACGGCATGAACCAAATGAACAGCATGAATCCGCTTAACCAAATGAACCAAATGTCACCGATGTCTAAGATGCAGGGGATGGCCAACGGATACCCTCCACACCCGAGGCGGATGGCACCCTATCCGAATCCTCAGATGCAGATGGCCCAGAAAAGGTCAATGTACGGAATGGGTCAGCAAGGGATGCCAGGAGCCGCCTCGCAGTTTCCTCCTCATCAATCCGGATCGGGAGTTCCTCTTCCAATGTCGGCCAGTGCCAGCTACGGAAGGCATGGTCCTATGCCCATGAACTACCGGAGTGGTCCTCCGATGATGCAGCAGCGGCAAAATACTCCGCCATACGCAACCGGAGGAATGAGTGGCCAcagtcagcagcagcaacagtatTACAATCAGGGCTACCAGAACATGCAAGGTTACCAACAGGCCGACGCTCGTATGAACTACCAGCACAGTCCGGTTCCTGGAAATCCTACGCCACCCCTCACACCCGCCTCTTCCATGACTCCGTACATCAGTCCCAATCCGGATCTGAAACCAAATGTACCACACA AAGATGAAGAACTCCGGCTCACGTTTCCGGTGCGAGATGGCATCCTGTTGCCACCGTTCCGACTCGAACATAACCTCGCCGTAAGCAATCACGTGTTCCAGCTGAAGTCGACGGTGTACAACACCCTGATGTGCAGGCCCGACCTCGAACTGCAGCTCAAATGTTTCCACCACGAAGATCGGCAAATGAACACAAACTGGCCGGCTAGCGTTCAGGTTTCAGCCAACTCCACTCCGCTGGAAATCGACCGAGGGGACACCAAAAATACCCACCGGCCGCTGTATTTGAAGCAGGTCTGCCAACCCGGTCGAAATACAATTCAAATTACCGTTAGCACGTGCTGTTGT TCGCATTTGTTTGTCCTCCAGCTGGTCCACAGGCCGTCAGTCAACCACGTCCTGCATACTCTCCTGAAGCGGAATCTTCTTCCGGCGGAACAGGCCGTTACCAAGATCAAACGCAACTTCACCGCCAACCCGAACGCGCAACCCCTCGGCGGCAATGGTCCCGGGGGAGGGGGAGGCGACAAGGACTCCTCGGACAGTGCAAACACCTCAAAA GTATCTCTCAAGTGTACCATCACTTCGAAGCGAATAACGCTACCGGCACGTGGTCATGATTGTAAGCACATTCAGTGCTTTGATCTGGAGGCGTACTTGGTTCTCAACTGTGAACGCGGAAACTGGCGGTGTCCTGTGTGCAA TAAACCAGCCCTTACCGAGGGACTAGAAATAGACCAGTACATGTGGGCGATCCTCAATACCCTCAACTCTTCCAATGCCATGGACTGCGAGGAGGTAGTCATAGACAACCAGGCGAACTGGAGGGCGGTGAAGCCACCCGGTGCTGCAGTCACCGGCGTTGGCAACACTGTCCCATCGGGTTCCAGCACTCCGGGAGGCGGGGATCCAGGCAGCAATCCGAGGGGAAGTTCCACCCCCGGTCTACCCAACATCAAACCCGATCCGGACGCGACCGATAGCAAGCAATTCTCCAAAGTCATGTCCCCGGGATCAACCTCGCTACCTACCTGGGACAACATGAACGCCATGAGTCCCTACATGAGCCCGGACATGAGCTCGATCGCCAGTGGTAGTATGATGGGATCAAG tttcaaCCAGCGGCCACAGTTCGATTCTTTCGGCAACCAGATCAAGCAGGAACCGAACACCAATACTCCTGGCAGCTCggccaacaacaacaacaacgtcaACGGTCCGGGAACCCCGGGAGACTTTACCAACAATCCCCTCGCACATCTGAGCGATTCAGTCAACTCGCTCGATCCCCTCAACGCAATGGAGAAATCCCTCAATGACCAG ATGCCCCACACTCCTCACACGCCGCACACCCCCGGCGGAGGCAATGGTCACCCAATGACGCCCGGTGGCCCACCAAGTGTACCACCGGCAGGTGAAACCAATAGTTCCAGCAACGGTCCCAGTAGTAattcaaacaacaacaacaacgtcaGCAGTAGTTCCAACAATCCTGGCAACCCTGTTGGCGGTAGCAATAGCataaacaacagcaacaacaaccaaAACAACAACGTCAGTGGAATGATGCATTCGCCACAGCATCAAACGACGGCACAGCAGCAGCAGGCCATGGCGGCGAACATTATGAACTCGCCGCAGAGTTTGATGAACTCCCCGCAGAACATGATGAATTCGCCGCAACCGCATATGGCCAGTAGTTTGCAGCAGAATCTGATGAACACGATGAACTCGATGATgcagcaccagcagcagcagcagcaaagcaACGCCGGAATTGTCGGTCTAACGGATGTCGATCTGCCGGCGGATTTGAACTTCGATCCCGCTGCCGTCATCGAGGGCGAGGGTGGCAATGATTtgaat CTTCTTCCGGACAATGTGGTCGACCCGATGGAGCTGCTGTCGTATCTGGACCCCCCGCCGGATCTCAACACCCCGCCCTCTAGTGGCTCCAGCAACAATGCCAACAGCGACGACATCCTCGCTGCCCTGTTCGACTAG
- the LOC129758225 gene encoding zinc finger MIZ domain-containing protein 2-like isoform X1, with product MVAAAGGQQGGMDVGYNPQMNNMAMQSSWNQMGGMNQMGGMNQMGGAGGGGGGVGGTAGGMNQMNPGMNPMSQMGGGAGGANGAMGMGGGMAGMNQMGGMNGMGNYGRHHQQINPMAQMMNMGMGMGGGQMGPGAGMNGMNQMNSMNPLNQMNQMSPMSKMQGMANGYPPHPRRMAPYPNPQMQMAQKRSMYGMGQQGMPGAASQFPPHQSGSGVPLPMSASASYGRHGPMPMNYRSGPPMMQQRQNTPPYATGGMSGHSQQQQQYYNQGYQNMQGYQQADARMNYQHSPVPGNPTPPLTPASSMTPYISPNPDLKPNVPHSKLIFTFLNETIVYKQTFSPPPEDEELRLTFPVRDGILLPPFRLEHNLAVSNHVFQLKSTVYNTLMCRPDLELQLKCFHHEDRQMNTNWPASVQVSANSTPLEIDRGDTKNTHRPLYLKQVCQPGRNTIQITVSTCCCSHLFVLQLVHRPSVNHVLHTLLKRNLLPAEQAVTKIKRNFTANPNAQPLGGNGPGGGGGDKDSSDSANTSKVSLKCTITSKRITLPARGHDCKHIQCFDLEAYLVLNCERGNWRCPVCNKPALTEGLEIDQYMWAILNTLNSSNAMDCEEVVIDNQANWRAVKPPGAAVTGVGNTVPSGSSTPGGGDPGSNPRGSSTPGLPNIKPDPDATDSKQFSKVMSPGSTSLPTWDNMNAMSPYMSPDMSSIASGSMMGSSFNQRPQFDSFGNQIKQEPNTNTPGSSANNNNNVNGPGTPGDFTNNPLAHLSDSVNSLDPLNAMEKSLNDQMPHTPHTPHTPGGGNGHPMTPGGPPSVPPAGETNSSSNGPSSNSNNNNNVSSSSNNPGNPVGGSNSINNSNNNQNNNVSGMMHSPQHQTTAQQQQAMAANIMNSPQSLMNSPQNMMNSPQPHMASSLQQNLMNTMNSMMQHQQQQQQSNAGIVGLTDVDLPADLNFDPAAVIEGEGGNDLNLLPDNVVDPMELLSYLDPPPDLNTPPSSGSSNNANSDDILAALFD from the exons ATGGTCGCAGCAGCTGGCGGTCAGCAGGGAGGAATGGATGTCGGCTATAATCCACAG ATGAACAACATGGCGATGCAATCGTCATGGAATCAAATGGGCGGAATGAACCAAATGGGCGGTATGAACCAGATGGGCGGAGCAGGAGGTGGAGGGGGCGGAGTTGGTGGAACGGCCGGTGGAATGAACCAAATGAATCCGGGTATGAATCCGATGAGTCAGATGGGCGGTGGAGCGGGAGGAGCAAATGGAGCGATGGGCATGGGCGGAGGAATGGCTGGCATGAACCAGATGGGCGGAATGAACGGCATGGGAAACTATGGTCGGCATCATCAGCAGATCAATCCCATGGCTCAGATGATGAACATGGGCATGGGAATGGGTGGAGGTCAAATGGGGCCGGGAGCCGGGATGAACGGCATGAACCAAATGAACAGCATGAATCCGCTTAACCAAATGAACCAAATGTCACCGATGTCTAAGATGCAGGGGATGGCCAACGGATACCCTCCACACCCGAGGCGGATGGCACCCTATCCGAATCCTCAGATGCAGATGGCCCAGAAAAGGTCAATGTACGGAATGGGTCAGCAAGGGATGCCAGGAGCCGCCTCGCAGTTTCCTCCTCATCAATCCGGATCGGGAGTTCCTCTTCCAATGTCGGCCAGTGCCAGCTACGGAAGGCATGGTCCTATGCCCATGAACTACCGGAGTGGTCCTCCGATGATGCAGCAGCGGCAAAATACTCCGCCATACGCAACCGGAGGAATGAGTGGCCAcagtcagcagcagcaacagtatTACAATCAGGGCTACCAGAACATGCAAGGTTACCAACAGGCCGACGCTCGTATGAACTACCAGCACAGTCCGGTTCCTGGAAATCCTACGCCACCCCTCACACCCGCCTCTTCCATGACTCCGTACATCAGTCCCAATCCGGATCTGAAACCAAATGTACCACACAGTAAGTTGATCTTTACCTTTTTGAACGAAACAATAGTTTATAAACAAACCTTTTCTCCTCCTCCAGAAGATGAAGAACTCCGGCTCACGTTTCCGGTGCGAGATGGCATCCTGTTGCCACCGTTCCGACTCGAACATAACCTCGCCGTAAGCAATCACGTGTTCCAGCTGAAGTCGACGGTGTACAACACCCTGATGTGCAGGCCCGACCTCGAACTGCAGCTCAAATGTTTCCACCACGAAGATCGGCAAATGAACACAAACTGGCCGGCTAGCGTTCAGGTTTCAGCCAACTCCACTCCGCTGGAAATCGACCGAGGGGACACCAAAAATACCCACCGGCCGCTGTATTTGAAGCAGGTCTGCCAACCCGGTCGAAATACAATTCAAATTACCGTTAGCACGTGCTGTTGT TCGCATTTGTTTGTCCTCCAGCTGGTCCACAGGCCGTCAGTCAACCACGTCCTGCATACTCTCCTGAAGCGGAATCTTCTTCCGGCGGAACAGGCCGTTACCAAGATCAAACGCAACTTCACCGCCAACCCGAACGCGCAACCCCTCGGCGGCAATGGTCCCGGGGGAGGGGGAGGCGACAAGGACTCCTCGGACAGTGCAAACACCTCAAAA GTATCTCTCAAGTGTACCATCACTTCGAAGCGAATAACGCTACCGGCACGTGGTCATGATTGTAAGCACATTCAGTGCTTTGATCTGGAGGCGTACTTGGTTCTCAACTGTGAACGCGGAAACTGGCGGTGTCCTGTGTGCAA TAAACCAGCCCTTACCGAGGGACTAGAAATAGACCAGTACATGTGGGCGATCCTCAATACCCTCAACTCTTCCAATGCCATGGACTGCGAGGAGGTAGTCATAGACAACCAGGCGAACTGGAGGGCGGTGAAGCCACCCGGTGCTGCAGTCACCGGCGTTGGCAACACTGTCCCATCGGGTTCCAGCACTCCGGGAGGCGGGGATCCAGGCAGCAATCCGAGGGGAAGTTCCACCCCCGGTCTACCCAACATCAAACCCGATCCGGACGCGACCGATAGCAAGCAATTCTCCAAAGTCATGTCCCCGGGATCAACCTCGCTACCTACCTGGGACAACATGAACGCCATGAGTCCCTACATGAGCCCGGACATGAGCTCGATCGCCAGTGGTAGTATGATGGGATCAAG tttcaaCCAGCGGCCACAGTTCGATTCTTTCGGCAACCAGATCAAGCAGGAACCGAACACCAATACTCCTGGCAGCTCggccaacaacaacaacaacgtcaACGGTCCGGGAACCCCGGGAGACTTTACCAACAATCCCCTCGCACATCTGAGCGATTCAGTCAACTCGCTCGATCCCCTCAACGCAATGGAGAAATCCCTCAATGACCAG ATGCCCCACACTCCTCACACGCCGCACACCCCCGGCGGAGGCAATGGTCACCCAATGACGCCCGGTGGCCCACCAAGTGTACCACCGGCAGGTGAAACCAATAGTTCCAGCAACGGTCCCAGTAGTAattcaaacaacaacaacaacgtcaGCAGTAGTTCCAACAATCCTGGCAACCCTGTTGGCGGTAGCAATAGCataaacaacagcaacaacaaccaaAACAACAACGTCAGTGGAATGATGCATTCGCCACAGCATCAAACGACGGCACAGCAGCAGCAGGCCATGGCGGCGAACATTATGAACTCGCCGCAGAGTTTGATGAACTCCCCGCAGAACATGATGAATTCGCCGCAACCGCATATGGCCAGTAGTTTGCAGCAGAATCTGATGAACACGATGAACTCGATGATgcagcaccagcagcagcagcagcaaagcaACGCCGGAATTGTCGGTCTAACGGATGTCGATCTGCCGGCGGATTTGAACTTCGATCCCGCTGCCGTCATCGAGGGCGAGGGTGGCAATGATTtgaat CTTCTTCCGGACAATGTGGTCGACCCGATGGAGCTGCTGTCGTATCTGGACCCCCCGCCGGATCTCAACACCCCGCCCTCTAGTGGCTCCAGCAACAATGCCAACAGCGACGACATCCTCGCTGCCCTGTTCGACTAG
- the LOC129757102 gene encoding general odorant-binding protein 68-like — protein MTGLIFATLLVLIFEGASAQANPSCEKLPDIKGFPDNTSCCDFPQLYTQSTLDACQNEIGDKTKNDDVKHCKLVECIFRKNKLIKSDGSLDKETIGKYLEELLSDKPDLLKFVKPIATDYCLNAIENGYPKMVEYFKANKMFVPLESQCSSLKPNLMAFCIPVQILSDCPASISNNNSKCQEWKKYSKTCSGSVDDMLEFLKQLNNINSARK, from the exons ATGACAGGTCTTATTTTTGCTACTCTTCTGGTGCTGATTTTTGAG GGAGCATCGGCTCAAGCAAATCCCTCTTGTGAAAAATTACCAGACATCAAAGGATTTCCTGATAACACA TCCTGTTGCGATTTCCCCCAATTGTACACCCAAAGTACACTCGATGCATGCCAAAATGAAATTGGCGACAAAACGAAGAATGACGATGTTAAACACTGT AAACTGGTTGAGTGCATTTTCCGAAAGAACAAACTTATAAAATCGGACGGCTCTTTGGATAAAGAAACCATCGGAAAGTACTTGGAAGAGCTTCTATCGGACAAACCGGATCTGCTCAAGTTTGTCAAGCCAATTGCCACCGACTATTGTTTGAATGCCATCGAAAATGGATATCCAAAAATGGTGGAATACTTCAAGGCGAACAAAATGTTTGTCCCTCTGGAATCGCAATGCAGTTCTCTGAAGCCAAACCTGATGGCTTTCTGCATTCCAGTTCAGATTTTGTCG GACTGCCCAGCCAGTATTTCGAACAACAATAGCAAATGTCAGGAATGGAAGAAATATTCTAAAACGTGTTCCGGTTCAGTGGATGATATGTTGgagtttttgaagcaattgaacAACATAAATAGCGCAAGAAAGTAA
- the LOC129758553 gene encoding uncharacterized protein LOC129758553, with translation MLNLLLFFILLSAVTNISTAQDDGTLCDKPPKITPNVTCCDNPALFDGVQIDECYPRDSKDSIEELNCKGILCLFEKFKFKKTDGSLDKTVIEQFFDNTLKGKPEWLDVVKNKAIGQCFGMVEDNYAKMEELLKTLKMPSQCAAKPMIMSICISAKITAFCPDKFSSQDETCKKQKIFNEKCINTPEKLVQAISYSD, from the exons atgttgaatttattattattttttatccttCTATCCGCGGTTACCAAT atttCGACCGCACAAGATGATGGAACCTTATGTGACAAACCACCAAAAATCACTCCCAACGTT ACCTGTTGTGATAATCCAGCCCTTTTTGATGGAGTACAAATAGACGAATGCTACCCGCGGGACTCCAAAGACAGCATTGAGGAGTTGAATTGT AAAGGGATACTCTGTCTGTtcgaaaagttcaaatttaaaaaaacagatggCTCCCTTGACAAAACCGTCATCGAGCAGTTTTTTGACAACACGCTGAAGGGAAAACCGGAATGGCTTGACGTCGTGAAAAACAAAGCAATCGGACAGTGTTTCGGCATGGTAGAGGACAATTACGCGAAAATGGAAGAACTGCTAAAGACACTGAAAATGCCATCGCAGTGTGCGGCGAAACCGATGATCATGTCGATTTGCATTTCGGCCAAAATAACAGCG ttttgtccgGATAAATTCTCCTCCCAAGATGAAACCTGTAAGAAGCAGAAAATATTCAACGAAAAATGCATCAATACACCGGAAAAACTAGTTCAAGCAATTTCTTATTCAGATTGA